One window from the genome of Prinia subflava isolate CZ2003 ecotype Zambia chromosome 2, Cam_Psub_1.2, whole genome shotgun sequence encodes:
- the PNRC1 gene encoding proline-rich nuclear receptor coactivator 1 gives MVTSTAPPPFLARISAGTEDPRRLPPSALLQRLRRGDSNCENQPSCCLAGPGGSARPALKRVRRRKGKIRPGPAGLLPSRYQQYQQHRAGLGRRTPLGTDLVTDAPPEEPPPPAPSRPAPGKPLRKEFLKNKMGKTEKAAIPYGQPVHSLHLCEQPKINRQKSKCNTPVTKIASAKKIENFWQDSVSPEIVQKQEKKPLKNTENFRNAKSKKPITLNEVSQKENYAGAKFSDPPSPSVLPKPPSHWVGGTAELSDQNRELMAVHLKTLLKVQA, from the exons ATGGTTACCAGCACGGCGCCGCCGCCCTTCCTGGCTCGGATCTCGGCGGGCACCGAAGACCCGCGGCGGCTGCCGCCCTCCGCCCTGCTCCAGCGCCTCCGGCGCGGGGACAGCAACTGCGAGaaccagcccagctgctgcctggcgGGCCCGgggggcagcgcccgccccgcgctgAAGAGGGTGCGGCGGAGGAAGGGAAAGATCCGGCCCGGGCCCGCGGGGCTCCTGCCGAGCCGCTACCAGCAGTACCAGCAGCACCGCGCCGGGCTGGGGAGAAGGACGCCGCTGGGAACCGACCTGGTGACGGACGCCCCTCCGGAGGAGCCCCCTCCGCCTGCCCCCTCGAGACCCGCACCCGGCAAACCCCTCAGGAAGGAG TTCTTAAAAAACAAGATGGGAAAGACGGAGAAGGCGGCCATCCCCTACGGCCAGCCCGTTCACAGCTTACACCTGTGTGAACAACCAAAGATTAACAGGCAGAAGAGTAAGTGTAACACGCCAGTGACGAAGATCGCCTCGGCGAAGAAGATAGAGAACTTTTGGCAGGATTCTGTGTCACCGGAAATAGTtcagaagcaggagaaaaagccacttaaaaacacagagaacttcAGAAATGCCAAGTCCAAGAAACCTATCACCCTAAATGAAGTGagccaaaaagaaaattatgctgGGGCAAAGTTTAGTGACCCACCATCTCCCAGTGTCCTTCCAAAGCCTCCCAGCCACTGGGTGGGTGGCACAGCTGAACTGTCTGACCAAAACAGGGAGCTGATGGCAGTCCATTTAAAAACTCTCCTAAAAGTTCAAGCATAG
- the BORCS6 gene encoding LOW QUALITY PROTEIN: BLOC-1-related complex subunit 6 (The sequence of the model RefSeq protein was modified relative to this genomic sequence to represent the inferred CDS: inserted 5 bases in 3 codons; deleted 1 base in 1 codon), which yields MVGRGYPELCRGRGVEPKRGQAVVAQPEPPLGEHGGGVRRAASSSRCCYPGATRPLPPPRQPPNADGASTAPXPPIAEERRPLCPRSSQSEATQTLGATPPLGXRPIREGTPSVSESRARSAGRAGGVXHRPIGIRTNRRGHTPAGPAANRGRRKQASARPRWAVAAGGHASLAMEEPGPAAAPPEGRGRDERSLEALSLAGGGGAAAAGRQLPEGRRATLASALELEGTVLREGRLTQFVANNLERRIRLSGAPRGEPPAGGGGSSIPAIDPGALQDVVALAGQVAAQVDELLRNVHCGLQALTALSVGCIQTYRDGVESLGEAADLSIRAMYALVARCEELDRAMQPVPALAKRIRDMKGTLERLEGLCK from the exons ATGGTGGGACGTGGGTACCCAGAGTTATGCCGGGGAAGAGGGGTCGAGCCCAAGCGGGGACAAGCGG TGGTGGCGCAACCGGAGCCGCCGCTAGGAGAACATGGCGGGGGAGTGAGGAGAGCCGCCAGCAGCTCC CGGTGTTGTTACCCGGGCGCGACCCGCCCACTTCCGCCCCCGCGCCAACCGCCGAACGCTGACGGCGCCAGCACCGCCC CCCCGCCAATCGCGGAGGAGCGGCGGCCTCTCTGCCCTCGTTCCAGCCAATCGGAAGCGACACAAACACTCGGAGCCACGCCTCCGCTGGG CCGCCCAATCCGGGAGGGCACGCCCTCGGTCTCCGAGTCACGGGCTCGCAgtgcggggcgggcgggcggtgT CCACCGGCCAATCGGGATCCGCACGAATCGCCGAGGCCACACCCCCGCGGGCCCCGCAGCCAATCGCGGGAGACGTAAACAGGCGTCGGCGCGCCCCCGGTGGGCGGTGGCGGCTGGTGGGCACGCGTCGCTCGCCATGGAGGAGCCGGGCCcggcggccgcgccgccggAGGGGCGGGGGCGGGACGAGCGGAGCCTGGAGGCGCTCAGCCTGGCTGGCGGCGGAGGGGctgcggcggcggggcggcagCTGCCGGAGGGGCGGCGAGCGACGCTGGCTAGCGCCCTGGAACTGGAGGGGACGGTGCTGCGCGAGGGACGCCTCACCCAGTTCGTAGCCAACAACCTGGAGCGGCGGATCCGGCTGAGCGGCGCCCCGCGGGGCGAGCCTccggcgggaggcggcgggtCCTCCATCCCCGCCATCGACCCCGGGGCGCTGCAGGACGTGGTGGCCCTGGCCGGGCAGGTGGCGGCGCAGGTGGACGAGCTGCTGCGGAACGTGCACTGCGGGCTGCAGGCCCTGACGGCGCTCAGCGTCGGCTGCATCCAGACCTACCGCGACGGCGTGGAGAGCCTGGGCGAGGCGGCCGACCTCAGCATCCGCGCCATGTACGCACTGGTGGCGCGCTGCGAGGAGCTGGACCGCGCCATGCAGCCCGTGCCCGCCCTGGCCAAGCGCATCCGTGACATGAAGGGCACGCTGGAGCGGCTGGAAGGGCTCTGCAAGtag